In Oryza brachyantha chromosome 1, ObraRS2, whole genome shotgun sequence, the following are encoded in one genomic region:
- the LOC102700007 gene encoding acidic endochitinase-like → MANRALITPVQLIASALVALLATCHAGGIAVYWGQNDGEASLAETCASGNYEFVIIAFLPKFGKGQTPQMDLASHCDPASGGCTSQSKDIRACQRRGVKVLLSIGGGDGSYGLSSPGDARQVAMYLWNNFLGGSSSSRPLGDAVLDGIDFDIELGGAKFWDDLARDLKNLGKSGGRSVLLSAAPQCPFPDEWDGGAISTGLFDLVWVQFYNNPECQFSAGRGAFMDAWRKWESVPAGRLFLGLPASRDAAGTGFVPAGELNSRVLPLIRGSPKYGGVMLWSKYYDDHTGYSSAIKSHV, encoded by the exons ATGGCGAACCGAGCTCTGATCACTCCGGTGCAGCTCATCGCCTCGGCCCTTGTGGCGCTACTCGCCACATGCCACGCCGGCGGCATCGCGGTGTACTGGGGCCagaacgacggcgaggcatCGCTGGCCGAGACGTGCGCGTCGGGCAACTACGAGTTCGTCATCATCGCTTTCCTCCCCAAGTTCGGCAAGGGCCAGACGCCGCAGATGGACCTCGCCAGCCACTGCGACCCCGCGTCGGGGGGCTGCACCAGCCAGAGCAAGGACATCCGTGCGTGCCAGCGTCGAGGCGTCAAGGTCCTGCTCTCcatcggcggaggcgacggcagCTACGGCCTCTCGTCCCCCGGTGACGCCCGGCAGGTGGCCATGTACCTCTGGAACAACTTCCTCGGCGGTTCCTCGTCGTCCCGGCCCCTCGGAGACGCCGTCCTCGACGGCATCGACTTCGACAtcgagctcggcggcgccaAGTTCTGGGACGACCTCGCCAG GGACCTGAAGAACCTGGGCAAGAGCGGGGGACGGAGCGTGCTGCTGAGCGCGGCGCCGCAGTGCCCGTTCCCGGACGAgtgggacggcggcgcgatcAGCACGGGGCTGTTCGACCTCGTGTGGGTGCAGTTCTACAACAACCCGGAGTGCCAGTTCAGCGCGGGGCGGGGCGCGTTCATGGACGCGTGGAGGAAGTGGGAGTCGGTGCCGGCGGGGCGCCTCTTCCTGGGGCTCCCGGCCTCCAGggacgccgccggcaccgGGTTCGtgcccgccggcgagctcaACTCCCGCGTGCTGCCGCTCATCAGGGGCTCCCCCAAGTACGGCGGCGTCATGCTGTGGTCCAAGTACTACGACGACCACACCGGCTACAGCTCTGCCATCAAGAGCCACGTGTGA
- the LOC102699454 gene encoding F-box/LRR-repeat protein At1g67190, whose protein sequence is MEHLPVEVIGNILAHLSAARDVMVASAVCRKWRTACRKHLHSLSFNSDDFPRDMTTRQLEIVITQTIFQTMGLQYLSIHIDSTHEFSAAPVISWLMYTRETLRSLSYNVRTNPNVNILEKCGRQKLEVLDLDHNTITGVEPSYQRFTCLKSLSLRHVSISALDLNLLVAACPKMESLALDFLEVVTSDSQSTMELTSHTLKSLFAKSVGVDKIILDADNLEVLNLNALNLDLFELIGKGTLKHLKIDDVSVTHMDIGESTDHLEVVDVSNFTIVRPKLYSMISRASNLRMLRFWGVVFDDEDEIVDSETIAVSFPLLRHLSLSYELRDGLLHYSLQGSSPLENVSILELGWTVISEHFGPWVFGMIERCPNLKKLVIHGVLSEAKTREERQMLASFTSFIVCLMRKYVHVDVQFEYE, encoded by the coding sequence ATGGAGCACCTTCCTGTTGAAGTCATTGGCAACATTCTTGCACATCTTAGCGCTGCACGCGATGTCATGGTTGCCTCTGCAGTGTGCCGGAAGTGGCGGACGGCATGCAGGAAGCACCTCCATTCACTATCATTCAATTCTGATGACTTCCCTCGGGACATGACTACACGCCAGCTGGAGATTGTCATCACACAGACTATATTTCAGACCATGGGACTGCAGTACCTCTCTATTCATATAGATAGTACCCATGAGTTCTCTGCAGCACCTGTTATTTCATGGCTCATGTATACTAGGGAAACGCTCCGGAGCTTGTCTTACAATGTTCGGACAAACCCTAATGTAAACATCCTGGAAAAATGTGGCAGGCAGAAGTTGGAGGTGTTGGATTTAGACCATAACACAATCACCGGTGTTGAACCAAGCTATCAGAGATTTACTTGTCTGAAATCCCTTTCTTTAAGGCATGTGAGCATTTCAGCCTTGGATTTGAACCTTTTAGTGGCTGCTTGCCCAAAGATGGAGTCACTAGCACTTGATTTCCTTGAGGTTGTCACATCAGATTCACAGTCTACAATGGAGCTGACTAGCCATACCTTGAAGAGCCTATTTGCAAAATCTGTTGGTGTGGACAAGATCATACTTGATGCAGATAATCTGGAAGTCCTCAACCTTAATGCTTTGAACCTTGATTTGTTTGAGCTCATTGGGAAAGGTACACTAAAGCATCTCAAGATTGATGATGTTAGTGTTACACATATGGACATTGGGGAGAGCACAGATCATCTGGAGGTAGTGGATGTGAGTAACTTTACTATAGTCCGGCCAAAGCTGTACAGTATGATATCCAGAGCATCTAACTTGCGGATGCTACGATTTTGGGGTGTTGTGTTTGATGATGAGGATGAGATTGTGGACTCAGAAACTATTGCTGTGTCATTTCCTCTTCTAAGGCATCTTTCATTGAGTTATGAGTTAAGAGATGGGCTACTTCATTATAGCCTGCAAGGATCGTCACCACTGGAGAATGTTTCAATCTTGGAACTTGGTTGGACGGTTATAAGTGAGCATTTTGGACCATGGGTTTTTGGAATGATTGAGAGGTGCCCAAATCTCAAGAAACTTGTCATTCATGGTGTTCTTTCTGAGGCAAAAACACGTGAAGAGCGCCAGATGTTAGCAAGCTTTACCTCATTTATAGTCTGTCTCATGAGGAAGTATGTGCATGTTGATGTACAGTTTGAGTACGAGTGA
- the LOC102723000 gene encoding transcription factor LG2 isoform X2, translated as MVQGEESSWRMAASAHERAIPLNQAFAYGVQAHASASVAATPPASFLDFQPAATAATYFGELEEALIHGANAGVVDPGMIRADVHTKSAATAGYLAARPPTLEIFPSWPMRQPQQLHSGNSQSVGSTTDSSSAQNTMPQMELVSPASIRATSEQTQPGQEVMMVTTDDYSYKPGLAAASPSFQQHQHQLQQQQLHGGGDHDKRKHGSTRKDGKLVDAKTERRLAQNREAARKSRLRKKAYVQNLETSRVRLQQIEQELQRARSQGVFLGGCSAAGDMSSGAAMFDMEYARWLDDDSKRLTDLRGGLQAHLLDSNLGLVVEECMQHYDELFQLKAALARSDVFHLLTGTWATPAERCFLWMGGFRPSELLKILIHQLDPLTEQQMLGIYNLQQSSEQAEEALAQGLQQLHQSLADTVAAGTLNDGPGVPNYMSLMAIALDKLASLESFYQQADNLRQQTLHQLRRILTTRQAARCFLSIGEYYRRLRALSNLWSSRPRENFIGAESVSPTGTELQPMHHQPQQNQYSGF; from the exons ATGGTGCAAGGTGAGGAGAGTTCTTGGAGGATGGCAGCAAGCGCCCATGAGAGAGCAATACCTCTCAACCAAGCATTTGCTTATGGAGTCCAAGCCCATGCTTCTGCTTCTGTTGCTGCTACACCACCTGCCAGCTTCTT GGACTTCCAGCCTGCAGCCACGGCGGCTACCTACTTCGGCGAGCTGGAGGAGGCCCTCATCCATGGCGCCAACGCCGGTGTCGTCGATCCCGGCATGATCAGAGCTGACGTGCACACCAAGT cggcagcgacggcagGATATCTCGCGGCCAGGCCTCCCACGCTGGAGATCTTCCCTTCATGGCCAATGAGGCAACCACAGCAGCTACACAGT GGGAATTCGCAGTCAGTTGGGAGCACCACTGACTCGAGCTCAGCGCAGAACACAATGCCGCAGATGGAGTTGGTGTCCCCAGCGAGCATCAGGGCCACCTCCGAGCAGACGCAGCCGGGGCAGGAGGTCATGATGGTGACCACTGATGATTACAGCTACAAGCCAGGCCTCGCTGCTGCCTCCCCAAGCTTTCAGCAGCACCAGCatcagctgcagcagcagcagctgcacggAGGAGGAGACCATGACAAG AGGAAGCATGGATCCACAAGAAAAGATGGCAAGTTGGTGGATGCCAAG ACAGAACGGCGATTAGCGCAGAATAGAGAGGCTGCGAGGAAGAGCAGGCTGAGGAAAAAG GCTTATGTGCAAAACCTAGAGACTAGCAGGGTCAGGCTTCAGCAGATCGAGCAAGAGCTCCAGAGAGCACGTTCACAG GGTGTGTTTCTTGGGGGGTGCAGCGCAGCAGGCGACATGAGTTCTG GGGCGGCCATGTTCGACATGGAGTACGCGCGGTGGCTGGACGACGACAGCAAGCGGCTGACCGACCTCCGTGGCGGGCTGCAGGCACACCTGCTGGACAGCAACCTCGGCCTCGTCGTGGAGGAATGCATGCAGCACTACGACGAGCTGTTCCAGCTCAAGGCGGCGCTCGCCCGCTCCGACGTCTTCCACCTCCTCACCGGCACGTGGGCGACCCCCGCCGAGCGCTGCTTCCTCTGGATGGGCGGCTTCCGCCCCTCCGAGCTGCTCAAg ATACTGATACATCAGCTGGACCCGCTGACGGAGCAGCAGATGCTGGGGATCTACAACCTGCAGCAGTCGTCGGAgcaggcggaggaggcgctcGCGCAGGGcctgcagcagctgcaccaGTCGCTCGCCGacacggtcgccgccggcacgcTCAACGACGGCCCCGGCGTCCCAAACTACATGAGCCTCATGGCCATCGCCCTGGACAAGCTCGCCAGCCTCGAAAGCTTCTACCAGCAG GCTGATAATCTGAGGCAACAAACATTGCATCAGCTGCGCCGGATTCTAACAACTCGTCAGGCTGCTCGGTGTTTTCTTTCCATCGGGGAGTACTACCGCCGCCTCCGTGCTCTCAGCAACCTCTGGTCTTCACGTCCTCGCGA GAACTTCATTGGCGCCGAGAGCGTCAGTCCCACAGGAACCGAGCTGCAACCGATGCATCATCAGCCTCAGCAGAATCAGTACTCCGGATTTTGA
- the LOC102723000 gene encoding transcription factor LG2 isoform X1 has product MVQGEESSWRMAASAHERAIPLNQAFAYGVQAHASASVAATPPASFLDFQPAATAATYFGELEEALIHGANAGVVDPGMIRADVHTKSAATAGYLAARPPTLEIFPSWPMRQPQQLHSGNSQSVGSTTDSSSAQNTMPQMELVSPASIRATSEQTQPGQEVMMVTTDDYSYKPGLAAASPSFQQHQHQLQQQQLHGGGDHDKRKHGSTRKDGKLVDAKTERRLAQNREAARKSRLRKKAYVQNLETSRVRLQQIEQELQRARSQGVFLGGCSAAGDMSSVKSFAGAAMFDMEYARWLDDDSKRLTDLRGGLQAHLLDSNLGLVVEECMQHYDELFQLKAALARSDVFHLLTGTWATPAERCFLWMGGFRPSELLKILIHQLDPLTEQQMLGIYNLQQSSEQAEEALAQGLQQLHQSLADTVAAGTLNDGPGVPNYMSLMAIALDKLASLESFYQQADNLRQQTLHQLRRILTTRQAARCFLSIGEYYRRLRALSNLWSSRPRENFIGAESVSPTGTELQPMHHQPQQNQYSGF; this is encoded by the exons ATGGTGCAAGGTGAGGAGAGTTCTTGGAGGATGGCAGCAAGCGCCCATGAGAGAGCAATACCTCTCAACCAAGCATTTGCTTATGGAGTCCAAGCCCATGCTTCTGCTTCTGTTGCTGCTACACCACCTGCCAGCTTCTT GGACTTCCAGCCTGCAGCCACGGCGGCTACCTACTTCGGCGAGCTGGAGGAGGCCCTCATCCATGGCGCCAACGCCGGTGTCGTCGATCCCGGCATGATCAGAGCTGACGTGCACACCAAGT cggcagcgacggcagGATATCTCGCGGCCAGGCCTCCCACGCTGGAGATCTTCCCTTCATGGCCAATGAGGCAACCACAGCAGCTACACAGT GGGAATTCGCAGTCAGTTGGGAGCACCACTGACTCGAGCTCAGCGCAGAACACAATGCCGCAGATGGAGTTGGTGTCCCCAGCGAGCATCAGGGCCACCTCCGAGCAGACGCAGCCGGGGCAGGAGGTCATGATGGTGACCACTGATGATTACAGCTACAAGCCAGGCCTCGCTGCTGCCTCCCCAAGCTTTCAGCAGCACCAGCatcagctgcagcagcagcagctgcacggAGGAGGAGACCATGACAAG AGGAAGCATGGATCCACAAGAAAAGATGGCAAGTTGGTGGATGCCAAG ACAGAACGGCGATTAGCGCAGAATAGAGAGGCTGCGAGGAAGAGCAGGCTGAGGAAAAAG GCTTATGTGCAAAACCTAGAGACTAGCAGGGTCAGGCTTCAGCAGATCGAGCAAGAGCTCCAGAGAGCACGTTCACAG GGTGTGTTTCTTGGGGGGTGCAGCGCAGCAGGCGACATGAGTTCTG TAAAATCGTTTGCAGGGGCGGCCATGTTCGACATGGAGTACGCGCGGTGGCTGGACGACGACAGCAAGCGGCTGACCGACCTCCGTGGCGGGCTGCAGGCACACCTGCTGGACAGCAACCTCGGCCTCGTCGTGGAGGAATGCATGCAGCACTACGACGAGCTGTTCCAGCTCAAGGCGGCGCTCGCCCGCTCCGACGTCTTCCACCTCCTCACCGGCACGTGGGCGACCCCCGCCGAGCGCTGCTTCCTCTGGATGGGCGGCTTCCGCCCCTCCGAGCTGCTCAAg ATACTGATACATCAGCTGGACCCGCTGACGGAGCAGCAGATGCTGGGGATCTACAACCTGCAGCAGTCGTCGGAgcaggcggaggaggcgctcGCGCAGGGcctgcagcagctgcaccaGTCGCTCGCCGacacggtcgccgccggcacgcTCAACGACGGCCCCGGCGTCCCAAACTACATGAGCCTCATGGCCATCGCCCTGGACAAGCTCGCCAGCCTCGAAAGCTTCTACCAGCAG GCTGATAATCTGAGGCAACAAACATTGCATCAGCTGCGCCGGATTCTAACAACTCGTCAGGCTGCTCGGTGTTTTCTTTCCATCGGGGAGTACTACCGCCGCCTCCGTGCTCTCAGCAACCTCTGGTCTTCACGTCCTCGCGA GAACTTCATTGGCGCCGAGAGCGTCAGTCCCACAGGAACCGAGCTGCAACCGATGCATCATCAGCCTCAGCAGAATCAGTACTCCGGATTTTGA
- the LOC102699733 gene encoding 60S ribosomal protein L10a has product MSKLQSDALREAISQITNDSREKQRKFVETIELQIGLKNYDPQKDKRFSGSVKLPHIPRPKMKVCMLGDAQHVEEAEKIGMDYMDVEALKKMNKNKKLVKKLAKKYHAFLASEAIIKQIPRLLGPGLNKAGKFPTLVTHQESLESKVNETKATVKFQLKKVLCMGVAVGNCGMEEKQIFQNVQMSVNFLVSLLKKNWQNVRCLYLKSTMGKVYRVF; this is encoded by the exons atgAG TAAGTTGCAGAGTGATGCTCTGAGGGAGGCGATCTCACAAATTACTAATGACTCCCGTGAGAAGCAGCGTAAGTTCGTCGAAACCATTGAACTGCAGATTGGACTGAAGAACTATGACCCTCAAAAGGATAAGCGTTTCAGTGGGTCTGTTAAGCTACCTCACATCCCCCGCCCTAAGATGAAGGTTTGCATGCTTGGTGATGCCCAGCATGTTGAAGAG GCGGAGAAAATAGGCATGGACTATATGGATGTGGAAGCCCTCAAGAAGatgaacaaaaacaaaaagctAGTTAAGAAGCTTGCAAAGAAATATCATGCTTTCCTTGCATCTGAGGCCATCATTAAGCAGATTCCTCGACTTCTTGGACCTGGTCTTAACAAGGCAG GCAAATTCCCAACGTTGGTGACTCATCAGGAATCCCTTGAGTCCAAGGTTAACGAGACTAAGGCTACTGTGAAGTTCCAGCTGAAAAAGGTTCTTTGCATGGGTGTTGCTGTAGGCAACTGTGGTATGGAGGAGAAGCAGATTTTCCAGAATGTGCAAATGAGCGTGAACTTCCTTGTGTCTCTTTTGAAGAAGAACTGGCAGAAC GTGAGATGCTTGTACCTGAAGAGCACCATGGGGAAGGTGTACCGGGTGTTCTAA